Part of the Desulfurobacterium pacificum genome, CCTACAGAGAGTATTTGAAACAGTTGCTGAAAAGGTGAAGCCTGCTGTTGTTAACATCAGTACAGTTTCAGAAATTAAATTCAAACACCCACCTATTCCACCTGAATTCAGAGACTTTTTCCAACAGTTTGGTGTTCCGTTTCCGTTTGATAACTTTCCTAAAGAGTTTAAAACGAGGTCTTTGGGTTCAGGGTTTATCGTAAAAGTCAAGGATGGTTGGGCTTACATACTCACAAACAACCACGTTATTGATAAGGCTACCAAAATAAAGGTTAAATTAAGCGATGGCTCTGTTTACAGGGCTAAAGTCGTTGGTAAAGACCCTAAAACTGATGTTGCTCTTATCAAAATAAAGGTTGGGAACAAGAAGGTTCCTACAGTTCAGCTTGGTGATTCCGATTCAATTAAAGTCGGTGAGTTCGTTATAGCGATAGGAAACCCTTACGGACTTAACTGGACCGTTACGCATGGTATCGTTTCTGCTAAGGGCAGACACGGTTTAGGACTAAATCCTATAGAGGATTTCATTCAAACTGATGCGGCAATTAACCCCGGTAACAGTGGGGGACCGCTCTGCGATATTCACGGCAGAGTAATAGGTATCAATACGGCTATTGTTAGAAATGCACAAGGGTTGGGATTCGCTGTTCCTATAAACATTGCCAAAAAGATAATGAATGACCTTCTTAAGTATGGAAAAGTAATTAGAGGTTGGCTTGGCGTTTATATTGAGGATATTTCTCCGGAAATTGCGCAGAAGTTTGGCGTTAAGCACGGTGTTTTAGTTACGAAGGTGATGAGCGGTAGTCCTGCTGAGAAAGGTGGATTGAAGAGCGGTGACGTCATCATTCGCTACAACGGAGAACCTGTTAAAAACGTTACCGACTTGCAGCTTAAAGTGATTAATACAAGACCAGGAGAGAAAGTAAAAATTACTGTAGTTAGAGACGGTAAGGAAAAAGTATTGACCGTTAAAGTTGGACAGATGCCAGGAAGCGGTAAGGTGGCTCTTGAAAGCATGTTAGATAAGTACGGATTTGCCGTTCAGCCTCTCAATCCTGAGCTTAAGAAAAAGCTTGGTATTCCAAAGTGGATTAAGGGAGGTTTGTTGGTTACCGAAGTTAAACCTGGTTCTCCGGCTGATGATGCAGGTTTAAGGGAAGGAGATGTAATTATAAAGGCGGGACTTACACCAAGAACGCTTAAAGAGGTAAAATCTGCTGACCAATTAGCCGAAGTGCTAAAGAAAGCAGGAACGTCTGGGGTTTTGGTTAAGGTGTTGAGGAATGGAGGAATTATTTATCTCGTTTTAAATCCGGAGGAGTGA contains:
- a CDS encoding DegQ family serine endoprotease — its product is MNTRQLLKRVTLTLAMVAVSTVSSFAGVTATPQDYSAVESLQRVFETVAEKVKPAVVNISTVSEIKFKHPPIPPEFRDFFQQFGVPFPFDNFPKEFKTRSLGSGFIVKVKDGWAYILTNNHVIDKATKIKVKLSDGSVYRAKVVGKDPKTDVALIKIKVGNKKVPTVQLGDSDSIKVGEFVIAIGNPYGLNWTVTHGIVSAKGRHGLGLNPIEDFIQTDAAINPGNSGGPLCDIHGRVIGINTAIVRNAQGLGFAVPINIAKKIMNDLLKYGKVIRGWLGVYIEDISPEIAQKFGVKHGVLVTKVMSGSPAEKGGLKSGDVIIRYNGEPVKNVTDLQLKVINTRPGEKVKITVVRDGKEKVLTVKVGQMPGSGKVALESMLDKYGFAVQPLNPELKKKLGIPKWIKGGLLVTEVKPGSPADDAGLREGDVIIKAGLTPRTLKEVKSADQLAEVLKKAGTSGVLVKVLRNGGIIYLVLNPEE